Within bacterium, the genomic segment GCGGCGGCGGATCGTCCTTCGGCGTCGCCCCCGGCGCGACGAGCGGCACGCGCAGCGTCGGCGCGCGCTCGTCGTCCTCCAGCTTGTACGCGACCTGGAACTCGTACCGCTCGGCGAGGCGCGGCCGCCCCGGCGGACGCCGGCCGTCCGGCGCCGCGTCCTCCGGCTCGCCTTCCGGCCGGTCGGCGCCTCCGCGCGGCAGACGCTGAGCTTCGGCGTCCGCCCCGCGCAGGCGCCAAACGGCGTCCCGCGTCGCTTCGTCCATGCGGGCCGTCGCGGCCCACACGCGGTAAACGTCCTCCCGTTCGCCGAGGGCGCGGGCGATTCTCACCGCGACCTCTTCGGACGGAATCTTCTCGCCGTGCTCGATCAGCGAGACATACGACGGACTCACCCCCGCGCGCCGCGCCAGCTCCATTCCTGTCAGGCCGCGGCGCAGGCGAAGGGTTCGGATGCGTCGGTGCAGATCCACGGGCGGTGCCTCTTGTCGCGATCCCCCCCGCCCGCAACCATGGTAATTGGGGCGCGGGTGGGCGGCAACGAGAGGGGACGATCAGAGGGCCGAGGCGGCCCGCGCCAACGCCTCCTTGAACGCGCGGTACGGCGCCTCGCCGAACAGGACGAAGGTGATCTCCGCGACGGCGCGGGGGCCCTGGCGGAGGAACCCGATCGCCTGCTCGACGGCGATCGCCGCCGCCTCGGCGAGCGGGTAGCCGTAGACGCCGGCCGAGATGGCGGGGAGCGCGACGTGCGCCGCGCCGAGGCCGTCGGCGACGGCGAGCGCCGAGCGGTAGGCCGAGGCGAGGAGCGCCGGCTCGCCGTGCGCGCCGCCGTTGTAGACCGGACCGACGGCGTGGACGACCCACCGCGCGGGAAGCTCGCCCGCGGTCGTCGCGACCGCCTTTCCCGTGGGGCAGCCGCCGATGCGGCGGCACTCTTCCATGATCCGCGGGCCGCCGCGGCGGTGAATCGCGCCGTCCAGTCCGCCGCCTCCGGCGAGGGCGCTGTTCGCCGCGTTGACAACCGCGTCGCAGGCGAACTGCGTGAGGTCGCCCATCGCCACCCGAATCGCGCCGCCGCCTATGCGTCGTTCTTCCATCGCGTCGTCCCCCGTTTCCGCCGCCCGCGCGCCGCGGCGCGGGGCCTCGGCCCCATGCCGTTCGGCCGGCCGATCGTGGTCTACACTACAACACCATGAGCGACGAGAGACGCGACGACGACCACGTGGACGTGATGCAGACGATCGCCGAGAGCGGCCGCGCGGCGCTGCGCGCGCTCTGGGAGCGGCGCGACGAGCGGGAGTCGCTGAAGCCCGAGGAACGCCGCCTCCTCGAACTGCTGGAGCGGCACAAACAGTTCCGTCCGTTCTGGGACGGCGCCGATCCGGAGCCCGGAACGAACCCGTTCCTTCACGTCCATTACCACGTCGCCGTCGCCGAGCAGGTCGCCTCCGGCGCTCCCCCCGAGGCGAAGGCCGCGCTGGAGCGGCTCGTCGCGGCGGGCGTCGATCCGCACGAGGCGGAGCACAAGGTCATGGAGGCGCTGATCCTCGAGTTCTACGACATGCTGAAGCGCCGCGGGCCGTTCGATCAGGAACGCTACCGCCGTCGCCTCGCCGAGTTCGGCTGCGCCGTCTGAATCGACCTCGGCCGCGCCGGCCCGCGCCGCCGCCGCCGTCGCCTCGCCGCGCTCGGCCGGGCCTCTTCGAGCGCGCCCGCGCGCGTCCGGCCGCCCTCCCCGATCTTTCCCGCCCCGTCCCCTCAAGCCGCCGTCCCCCGGTCCGATAGGGATGATGTCCGGCGGGGTCTCTGGTCCGGCGCGAGCAGTCGCGCCTTGGGCCGGCGCCCGCCGCCGACGCATCGAGCGAGAGGCGGACATGGGACGGCCCGAAGCCGAATTTCTCGAACAGCTCGACCACGCGCTGGCGCAGGCCGCGAAGTGCAGCCCCGCCGGCGGGCAGGGGGCGGCGGACCTGCGCTGGGCGCTGGACGACGCCAAGGGAACCGTACCGCCGTCGTGGACGAGGGTCCTGGCGCTGCTGGACCTCGCCGGGCGCGCCCTCGAGGCCGCCGGCGCCGGTCCGGGGGAGGCCGCGGCGTCGCTCGGCGCGCTGGTCGTGGACAGCCTGAAGGGCCTGGCCTCGACGGTGCGCGAGGGCGCGACCGGCGGCGCGGCGGTGGAGCAGGCGATCGCGGCGCTGAAGATGGCGCTCGGTCCGGCCGCCGCGGCGCCCGCGCCGGCCTCCGCCCCGTCGGCGCCCGCGGTCGCCGCGCCCGCGCCGCCGGCGAAGGCGAGCGCGCCCGCTCCGGCGCCCGTCGCCGCCGCGCCGGCGCCGACGCCGGCCGCTCCGCCCGCCCCCGCGCCCGAGGCCGCCCCGGACGTCTGGCGCCTCCTGCCCGACGACGCCGACCGCGAGCTGCTCGGCGAATACGTCACGGAGAACCTCGAGCTGCTGCAGGGCGCCGAGGCGGCCCTGCTCACGCTGGAGACCGACCCCGAGGACGAGGAGGCGATCAACACCGTCTTCCGCGCCTTCCACACGATCAAGGGGACGTCGGCCTTCGTCGACATCACGTCGGTCGCCACGCTCGCCCACAAGGCGGAGACGCTGCTGGCCCGCGTGCGCGACAAGCAGATCCGCTACGGCGGCATCTACGCCGACCTCGCGCTCCGCTCCTCCGACGCGATCAAGGAGCTGATGTTCGCGCTCAACGCGGCGATGGCCGGCGAGGAGCCGTCGAAGCCGGCCGGCTACGACGAGCTGCTTTCGGCGCTCGCCGACCCCGAGGCGCTGATCGCCGCCGGCGCCGCCGCGGAGGAGCACGACGTCGAGCCGCCGCACATCCGGATGGCCGACATCCTCGTCGCCGAGGGAAAGGTCGAGCCGCAGGTCGTCCAGGCCGTGGCCGACGCGCGCGGCGACGACAAGCTCGGCGTGGCGATGGTCAAGGCGGGGGTCGTCGGCGCGACCGACGTCGCCGACGCGCTGCGCAAGCAGAAGAAGCTGGACAAGCTGCGCAACGCGGCGGTGGACTCCTCGGTCCGCGTGCGCACCGACCGGCTCGACCGCCTGATCGAGATGGTCGGCGAGCTGGTGATCGCCCAGTCGATGGTCGAGCAGGACCCGACGGTGCGCGACGGCGCGCACTTCGACCTCGCCCGCAAGACCTCCCACATGGGCAAGATCGTGCGCGAGCTGCAGGACCTCTCGATGGCGATGCGCATGGTCCCGCTCAAGTCGACGTTCCAGAAGATGGCCCGCCTCTCGCGCGACCTCTCGCAGAAGATCGGCAAGGAGGTCGAGTTCACGTCGGAGGGGGAGGACACCGAGATCGACCGCAACATGGTCGACGCGGTGGGCGACCCGCTGGTCCACATGATCCGCAACGCGGTGGACCACGGGATCGAGCTGCCCGACGACCGCGCCGCGGCGGGGAAGGAGCGCACGGGGCACGTGCACCTCTCCGCCTGCCACTCCGGCGGCTCGGTCGTGGTGACGATCGTGGACGACGGGCGCGGCCTCGACCGGGACAAGATCGTCCGCAAGGCGCTGGCCAAGGGGATCATCGACAGCGACAAGGGGCTCTCCGACGACGACGTCTGGTCGCTCCTCTTCGCGCCGGGGTTCTCGACCGCGGAGAAGGTGACCGACGTCTCCGGACGCGGCGTCGGGCTCGACGTCGTCAAGCGGAACGTCGAGGGGATGCGCGGCCGGATCGACATCTCGACCCGCCTCGGCGGCGGGACGACGTTCGCGATCTACCTGCCGCTGACGCTGGCGATCACCGACGGGATGCTGATCCGCGTCGGCGGGCAGCGGTACATCCTGCCGACGGCGAACATCGCCAAGGCGTTCCGGCCGACCCGCAAGGAGATCTCGACCGTCGTCGGCGCGGGCGAGATGGTGTCGTACAGCGACGCGCACATCCCGCTGTTCCGCCTCGCGCGCCTCTTCCACGTCGACGGGGCGATCGACGACCCGACGCGCGGCCTGCTCGTGGTCGTGCGCGACGGCGGCGGCTACTACGCCCTTCTGGCCGACGAGATCATCGGCCAGCAGCAGATCGTCGCCAAGTCGCTCGGCGAAGGGGTTCCGAAGGTCCCCGGCGTTTCCGGCGGCGCGATTCTCGGCGACGGGCGCGTGGGCTTG encodes:
- a CDS encoding helix-turn-helix domain-containing protein; this translates as MDLHRRIRTLRLRRGLTGMELARRAGVSPSYVSLIEHGEKIPSEEVAVRIARALGEREDVYRVWAATARMDEATRDAVWRLRGADAEAQRLPRGGADRPEGEPEDAAPDGRRPPGRPRLAERYEFQVAYKLEDDERAPTLRVPLVAPGATPKDDPPPRDETEALVALDARLVDRSTAKGLVALRIDETNGRAVVSWLRPRDLVVVDRRPPAFDPALIHAFALPEGLRLHRAALAEDALWLLPDPQAAGAPRRVPLGGGQSFESVFFGTVIWSARIWPLG
- a CDS encoding O-acetyl-ADP-ribose deacetylase is translated as MEERRIGGGAIRVAMGDLTQFACDAVVNAANSALAGGGGLDGAIHRRGGPRIMEECRRIGGCPTGKAVATTAGELPARWVVHAVGPVYNGGAHGEPALLASAYRSALAVADGLGAAHVALPAISAGVYGYPLAEAAAIAVEQAIGFLRQGPRAVAEITFVLFGEAPYRAFKEALARAASAL
- a CDS encoding DUF1841 family protein, with the translated sequence MSDERRDDDHVDVMQTIAESGRAALRALWERRDERESLKPEERRLLELLERHKQFRPFWDGADPEPGTNPFLHVHYHVAVAEQVASGAPPEAKAALERLVAAGVDPHEAEHKVMEALILEFYDMLKRRGPFDQERYRRRLAEFGCAV
- a CDS encoding chemotaxis protein CheA; translation: MGRPEAEFLEQLDHALAQAAKCSPAGGQGAADLRWALDDAKGTVPPSWTRVLALLDLAGRALEAAGAGPGEAAASLGALVVDSLKGLASTVREGATGGAAVEQAIAALKMALGPAAAAPAPASAPSAPAVAAPAPPAKASAPAPAPVAAAPAPTPAAPPAPAPEAAPDVWRLLPDDADRELLGEYVTENLELLQGAEAALLTLETDPEDEEAINTVFRAFHTIKGTSAFVDITSVATLAHKAETLLARVRDKQIRYGGIYADLALRSSDAIKELMFALNAAMAGEEPSKPAGYDELLSALADPEALIAAGAAAEEHDVEPPHIRMADILVAEGKVEPQVVQAVADARGDDKLGVAMVKAGVVGATDVADALRKQKKLDKLRNAAVDSSVRVRTDRLDRLIEMVGELVIAQSMVEQDPTVRDGAHFDLARKTSHMGKIVRELQDLSMAMRMVPLKSTFQKMARLSRDLSQKIGKEVEFTSEGEDTEIDRNMVDAVGDPLVHMIRNAVDHGIELPDDRAAAGKERTGHVHLSACHSGGSVVVTIVDDGRGLDRDKIVRKALAKGIIDSDKGLSDDDVWSLLFAPGFSTAEKVTDVSGRGVGLDVVKRNVEGMRGRIDISTRLGGGTTFAIYLPLTLAITDGMLIRVGGQRYILPTANIAKAFRPTRKEISTVVGAGEMVSYSDAHIPLFRLARLFHVDGAIDDPTRGLLVVVRDGGGYYALLADEIIGQQQIVAKSLGEGVPKVPGVSGGAILGDGRVGLILDPPGLGALARRGSEADGSSAAPAAVA